From Arcticibacter tournemirensis, one genomic window encodes:
- a CDS encoding tetratricopeptide repeat protein, which yields MRNYYLFIVTFFLFIHTCFSQKLNRPDSLEIARLNRLGYEARLTDPELTIDYGTKAFDLASKFDYKDGIAESYRVIGIGNYYLGKNDIAISQYLKSLTLFKETKNLNGQAKVYNNIGNLYREVDYEKGLQFFREALILARHLNIPDLIAGCYLNTGIIYYRKKQYNIALKNFEQSYILFQKLNNPIGITQSLQNRGVIYFKLNQISKAEELLLEANKKAKENELNNTIASTNLTLTSVYIQQNKFEKAEETRDEGLAYARLVKDNKLEQDYNYTSYELENKRKRYQQALYYLREVYKIDSMSFRSQVSEKIGLLQEQYTYREKERENQLIIERQKTSKILYWATTIVLILSIVVIILLVMSVRKKSKTNKQLQALNDEISLQKENLDRINHNLEEIIADRTKDLQIKNKKLSAYSSHLSHQIRSPIATMKGLMLLEQENLIEEEEFVKEIGKCVNEIDDKILNINETLHNPEDQGF from the coding sequence ATGAGAAATTACTACCTCTTTATTGTTACTTTTTTCCTTTTTATACACACTTGCTTCTCACAAAAGCTAAACAGACCTGATAGCCTGGAGATTGCCAGATTAAACAGACTTGGCTATGAAGCACGTTTAACAGATCCAGAACTTACAATAGACTACGGTACAAAGGCATTTGATCTCGCATCAAAATTTGATTACAAGGACGGCATTGCTGAATCCTATCGTGTTATCGGAATAGGCAACTATTACTTAGGGAAAAACGATATTGCTATTTCCCAATATCTAAAATCATTAACGCTGTTTAAAGAGACTAAGAATCTGAATGGACAAGCAAAAGTCTATAATAACATTGGGAACCTGTATAGAGAAGTAGATTATGAAAAAGGGCTTCAGTTTTTCAGAGAAGCTCTCATACTGGCCAGGCATTTAAATATCCCAGATTTGATAGCAGGATGTTATTTAAACACGGGTATTATCTATTACAGGAAAAAACAATATAATATCGCCTTAAAAAATTTCGAACAGAGCTATATCCTTTTTCAGAAACTTAATAACCCCATTGGGATAACCCAGTCATTGCAGAACCGGGGCGTTATCTATTTTAAGCTAAACCAAATATCCAAAGCAGAAGAGCTGCTACTTGAAGCAAACAAGAAGGCAAAGGAAAACGAATTGAATAATACTATTGCAAGTACAAATCTAACCCTTACCTCTGTTTATATTCAGCAAAATAAGTTCGAAAAGGCCGAAGAAACACGCGATGAAGGACTGGCCTATGCTCGACTAGTTAAGGATAATAAATTAGAACAAGACTATAACTATACTTCTTACGAACTCGAAAATAAAAGAAAGCGTTATCAGCAGGCCCTATACTACCTAAGAGAAGTGTATAAAATTGATAGCATGAGTTTTAGAAGTCAGGTTTCTGAAAAAATTGGCTTACTTCAGGAACAATATACTTATCGTGAAAAGGAAAGAGAGAACCAGTTAATTATAGAGCGACAGAAAACAAGCAAGATTTTATATTGGGCCACGACAATAGTGCTTATACTGTCAATTGTAGTTATCATCCTTCTGGTAATGAGCGTCAGGAAGAAGTCCAAAACCAACAAGCAGCTCCAGGCACTGAATGATGAAATATCTCTTCAGAAAGAAAACCTTGACAGGATAAATCATAACCTTGAAGAAATAATTGCCGACCGGACAAAAGACCTTCAAATTAAGAACAAGAAACTCTCCGCCTACTCCTCGCACCTATCGCATCAGATAAGAAGTCCTATTGCTACCATGAAAGGATTGATGCTTCTTGAACAGGAAAATCTTATTGAAGAAGAAGAATTTGTGAAAGAAATTGGGAAATGCGTGAATGAAATTGATGATAAGATTCTAAACATTAACGAAACGCTTCACAATCCGGAAGATCAGGGTTTTTAG
- a CDS encoding dipeptidase, with protein MQEIKKYVDENKQRFLDELFELLRFPSISADPGFKGDVLKTADFVAGKLREAGAEKVEVCPTAGYPIVYGEKIVDASKPTVLVYGHYDVQPADPLELWKTSPFEPTIREGKIFARGACDDKGQFYMHVKAFELMQKTGTLPCNIKFMIEGEEEVGSENLGIFVKENKERLKADVVLISDTAMISLEDPSLETGLRGLSYLEVEVTGPNRDLHSGVYGGAVANPATILCKLIASLHDENNHITIPGFYDDVQSLSEAEREKLNEAPYNEAEYKEDLGVEELWGEQGYTTIERTGIRPTLEVNGIWGGYTGQGAKTVLPSKASAKISMRLVPNQKSSNITQLFKDHFERIAPKYVSVTVTEHHGGEPVVTPTDSIAYKAAEKAIEQSFGKKPIPTRGGGSIPIVALFEEVLGIKTVLMGFGLDSDNLHSPNEKFDIANYYKGIETIPLFHKYFAELS; from the coding sequence ATGCAAGAGATAAAAAAATATGTTGATGAGAATAAGCAGCGGTTTCTGGATGAGTTGTTCGAACTGCTTCGTTTTCCGTCAATAAGCGCTGATCCCGGTTTTAAGGGAGATGTATTAAAAACTGCCGATTTTGTAGCTGGAAAGCTCAGAGAAGCAGGAGCTGAGAAAGTGGAAGTATGTCCGACTGCCGGATATCCTATAGTTTACGGTGAGAAGATTGTTGATGCTTCAAAACCTACCGTACTGGTGTATGGACACTATGATGTTCAGCCGGCAGATCCATTGGAATTATGGAAGACTTCACCTTTTGAGCCAACAATAAGGGAAGGTAAAATATTCGCCAGGGGAGCCTGTGACGATAAAGGACAGTTTTATATGCATGTAAAAGCCTTTGAGCTCATGCAAAAAACAGGCACGCTTCCTTGTAATATCAAATTTATGATAGAAGGCGAGGAGGAAGTAGGATCAGAGAACCTTGGCATTTTTGTTAAAGAGAATAAGGAACGTTTAAAAGCAGACGTTGTTCTTATCTCCGATACCGCCATGATCAGTCTCGAAGATCCATCCTTAGAAACCGGGCTTCGTGGTCTGTCATATTTAGAAGTGGAGGTCACCGGGCCTAATCGCGATCTGCATTCGGGAGTATATGGCGGAGCAGTCGCCAACCCGGCAACTATTTTATGTAAGTTGATAGCTTCACTTCACGATGAGAATAATCATATTACCATTCCTGGGTTTTATGATGATGTTCAAAGTTTATCTGAAGCTGAGCGTGAGAAGTTGAATGAAGCTCCTTACAATGAAGCCGAGTACAAGGAAGATTTAGGAGTTGAAGAACTATGGGGAGAACAGGGGTATACAACCATAGAAAGAACGGGAATACGTCCGACTTTAGAAGTTAACGGAATATGGGGAGGTTACACTGGTCAGGGAGCAAAAACGGTCCTTCCTTCAAAGGCCAGTGCGAAAATTTCCATGCGACTCGTACCAAATCAAAAATCAAGCAATATAACGCAGCTATTTAAAGATCATTTCGAAAGAATTGCTCCTAAGTACGTAAGCGTAACCGTAACAGAACATCATGGCGGAGAACCTGTAGTTACTCCTACGGATAGTATTGCATATAAAGCCGCTGAAAAAGCTATTGAGCAGTCGTTCGGTAAGAAACCTATCCCAACGAGGGGCGGAGGTAGTATTCCAATTGTAGCTTTGTTCGAAGAAGTACTGGGAATTAAAACGGTATTAATGGGATTTGGTCTCGATAGCGACAATTTGCATTCTCCAAATGAGAAGTTTGACATTGCAAATTATTACAAAGGGATAGAAACCATTCCATTGTTTCACAAGTACTTTGCTGAGCTTAGTTAG
- a CDS encoding cation diffusion facilitator family transporter produces MKDMGQHPSARAIRTTQLGIIISIVLVVVKAVAGNLGHSYALIADATETGADILSSALLWLGLKYSLKPADKGHPYGHGKAEPLAAIIISLFLLGAAVWIGFNAFHFINTPHVPPHVFTLWVLLIVIIIKEALFRYVIKVGRSIHSQAVIADAYHHRSDAITSVAAFIGIIIAIQTGYEAADDWAALLAAGLIVFNAFRILRPALNEIMDSAPSSDVVERIKEDAGSVPEVKAVEKCYVRKMGFDYFVDLHILVEAQLTVAEGHRIAHLVKERLMSRDSRIKNALIHVEPY; encoded by the coding sequence ATGAAGGATATGGGGCAGCATCCATCGGCAAGAGCAATTCGTACTACGCAGCTGGGAATAATAATAAGTATAGTTCTGGTTGTAGTAAAAGCCGTTGCGGGAAACCTGGGCCATTCCTATGCCCTGATTGCCGATGCTACGGAAACAGGAGCCGATATTCTTAGCTCGGCCTTGTTGTGGCTGGGATTAAAATATTCATTAAAGCCTGCAGACAAAGGGCATCCCTACGGGCATGGAAAAGCTGAGCCCTTAGCTGCTATTATTATCTCACTATTCCTGCTCGGTGCCGCTGTTTGGATCGGCTTCAATGCCTTTCATTTCATTAATACACCTCATGTGCCCCCACATGTATTTACACTCTGGGTATTATTGATTGTGATTATCATTAAAGAAGCTCTTTTCAGGTACGTCATAAAAGTAGGAAGAAGCATACATAGTCAGGCTGTTATTGCTGATGCATATCATCATCGCAGTGATGCGATTACGTCGGTCGCTGCTTTTATCGGAATTATCATAGCGATACAAACAGGCTACGAAGCCGCTGATGATTGGGCAGCTTTGCTGGCTGCTGGCCTGATTGTTTTCAATGCTTTCCGGATTTTGCGACCAGCCCTTAACGAGATAATGGACAGCGCACCATCCAGCGATGTTGTTGAAAGAATAAAAGAGGATGCAGGCAGCGTTCCTGAAGTAAAGGCAGTCGAGAAATGCTACGTCAGGAAAATGGGATTTGATTATTTTGTTGATCTGCATATTCTCGTAGAAGCTCAGCTGACGGTGGCTGAGGGGCATCGTATCGCACACCTGGTGAAGGAAAGATTAATGAGTCGCGATAGCAGGATAAAAAATGCGCTGATACATGTAGAACCCTATTAA
- a CDS encoding superoxide dismutase — MLAGVLTILLAPSVRAQFTLPDLPYAFDALEPAIDKETMQIHHDKHHAGYVKNLNDAVKGTALEKQSIEKILASVSKSSAAVRNNAGGHYNHSLFWQVMAPNGSAPSESFVKVINSTFGSLDKFKSAFADSAAKRFGSGWAWLIIQKGKLKITTTPNQDNPLMDVVKENGVPILALDVWEHAYYLKYQNKRPDYISAWWSVVNWPEVERRYNQSK, encoded by the coding sequence ATGCTTGCAGGTGTGCTAACTATCCTGCTTGCGCCTTCAGTCAGGGCGCAGTTTACTTTACCCGATCTGCCTTATGCATTTGATGCTCTTGAGCCTGCAATTGATAAGGAGACTATGCAGATTCATCACGATAAGCACCATGCAGGCTATGTTAAGAATTTGAATGACGCAGTGAAGGGTACTGCCCTGGAGAAGCAGTCAATCGAGAAGATTCTCGCTTCTGTATCAAAGTCGTCTGCAGCAGTAAGAAACAATGCCGGAGGGCATTACAATCATAGTTTGTTCTGGCAAGTAATGGCACCTAATGGTTCGGCGCCTTCAGAAAGCTTTGTTAAGGTGATTAACAGTACGTTCGGCTCCCTTGATAAGTTTAAATCAGCATTTGCGGATTCGGCTGCCAAACGTTTTGGTTCAGGGTGGGCATGGCTCATTATTCAGAAAGGGAAATTGAAGATAACCACCACCCCTAATCAGGATAATCCTTTGATGGATGTGGTAAAAGAAAATGGAGTTCCCATTCTCGCCCTGGATGTATGGGAGCACGCCTATTACTTGAAATACCAGAATAAACGTCCCGATTATATTTCTGCATGGTGGAGTGTTGTAAACTGGCCTGAAGTAGAACGCCGTTATAACCAGTCGAAATAA
- a CDS encoding polyprenol monophosphomannose synthase codes for MSSDSLVIIPTYNEKENIEKITRSIFSLQQPFHILVIDDGSPDGTAAIVKRMQGEFSGKLFIEERKGKLGLGTAYIHGFRWALKHDYQYVFEMDADFSHNPADLPRLREACQSGADVAIGSRYVTGVNVVNWPMSRVLMSYFASVYVRLITGMDIQDTTAGFKCYRRQVLETIDFDRIKFVGYAFQIEMKFTALQHGFKVIEVPIIFINREQGVSKMSTNIFREAFIGVIQIKANSWFRKYKQKPAAPAAIPAGIKHDA; via the coding sequence GTGTCATCTGATAGTCTTGTAATAATACCCACTTACAACGAAAAGGAAAATATAGAGAAGATTACCCGATCTATATTTTCCCTTCAACAACCTTTCCATATTCTCGTTATCGATGACGGATCGCCTGATGGTACCGCCGCCATTGTTAAACGGATGCAGGGCGAGTTTTCAGGAAAACTATTTATTGAGGAAAGGAAAGGGAAGCTGGGGCTCGGAACAGCCTATATTCACGGCTTTCGCTGGGCATTAAAACATGATTATCAATACGTTTTCGAAATGGACGCCGACTTTTCTCATAATCCGGCAGACCTTCCCAGATTGCGTGAAGCATGCCAGAGCGGAGCGGATGTGGCGATCGGATCGCGGTATGTTACGGGAGTGAATGTGGTGAACTGGCCTATGAGCCGGGTGCTGATGTCGTACTTCGCATCTGTATATGTGCGCCTTATTACCGGCATGGACATCCAGGATACTACAGCAGGCTTTAAGTGCTACCGCAGACAGGTTTTAGAAACTATCGACTTCGATAGGATTAAATTTGTTGGTTACGCCTTTCAGATTGAAATGAAGTTTACAGCTCTGCAACATGGCTTTAAGGTAATTGAAGTCCCAATTATTTTCATTAACCGTGAACAGGGAGTATCGAAGATGAGCACTAACATTTTCAGAGAGGCGTTTATCGGTGTTATTCAGATAAAGGCAAACAGTTGGTTTAGAAAATATAAGCAAAAACCAGCCGCACCTGCTGCTATCCCAGCAGGTATTAAGCACGACGCTTAA
- a CDS encoding peptide MFS transporter gives MDTINIAETPSPSKGHPKGLYVLFTTEMWERFNFYGMRALLTLFLVNALAFREAEASVIYGGFLGLCYLTPMLGGFISDRFLGNRNCILLGGVTMGIGQLFLFLSGSTYDTNFELSKIAMYVALGVIILGNGFFKPNISSMVGQLYPKGDSRLDAAFTIFYMGINVGAFLGMNICSMVGDVVLDNGTRIVTSFKWGFLSASMAMFLGSLVFYFLKNKYIVSPDGSAVGGKPALDITKGADEVQEASFSVASKYGAFAAFFALVLVFRFVIDQNWIYAFIYASGLSLAGFIITDKSLTAVERDRILVIYILGFFVIFFWACFEQAGSSLTFIADNQTDRRLFGWNMPPSIVQNANSLFIMIFAFPFSWLWLRLQRRNLEPISPVKQSIGLLLLSFGFLIIAFQVKNLGNTEKLAVIWLIVMYLFHTLGELCLSPIGLSLVSKLAPHRFSSLLMGVWFLANAAGYALAGTLGASIPPTGEKFTAAQEAGINLQSVLDKTITPTAAQLAKLKELRIPTEYPTFAGFTIHNLFEFFMLFVILPGVAAVLLFLLSGKLRKMMHGIR, from the coding sequence ATGGATACTATAAACATTGCTGAAACACCATCGCCATCCAAAGGTCATCCTAAAGGGCTGTATGTGTTGTTTACAACCGAAATGTGGGAGAGGTTTAATTTTTATGGGATGCGCGCCCTTTTAACTCTCTTCCTTGTAAATGCACTCGCGTTCCGTGAAGCGGAAGCTTCGGTGATCTACGGAGGATTTCTAGGATTGTGTTATCTCACGCCAATGCTTGGAGGCTTCATCTCCGACAGGTTCCTTGGAAACCGGAACTGTATCCTCCTGGGTGGTGTTACAATGGGAATCGGGCAATTGTTCCTTTTCTTAAGTGGCAGTACCTACGACACCAATTTCGAGCTTTCTAAAATAGCAATGTATGTAGCCCTTGGTGTCATTATACTCGGCAACGGTTTTTTTAAACCTAATATATCGTCTATGGTAGGCCAGTTATATCCCAAAGGAGACAGCCGGCTTGACGCAGCATTTACTATATTTTATATGGGTATCAATGTGGGCGCCTTCCTTGGAATGAATATTTGCTCGATGGTGGGAGACGTGGTATTAGACAACGGCACGCGCATAGTCACCTCTTTTAAATGGGGATTCCTCTCCGCTTCCATGGCCATGTTCCTTGGCTCCCTGGTATTCTATTTCCTGAAAAACAAATACATCGTATCGCCTGATGGTTCTGCTGTTGGCGGAAAACCTGCGCTAGATATAACCAAAGGGGCTGATGAAGTGCAGGAAGCTAGTTTTTCCGTCGCTTCAAAATATGGAGCATTTGCCGCTTTTTTTGCTCTTGTGCTTGTTTTTCGTTTTGTTATTGACCAAAACTGGATCTATGCCTTTATTTATGCGAGCGGACTAAGTTTGGCGGGTTTCATTATTACGGATAAGTCGCTTACGGCGGTTGAACGCGACCGGATTCTGGTGATCTATATACTTGGCTTTTTTGTTATCTTCTTTTGGGCTTGCTTTGAGCAGGCCGGATCGTCGCTGACATTTATAGCGGATAACCAAACCGACAGAAGGCTGTTCGGATGGAATATGCCACCAAGCATTGTGCAGAATGCTAATTCGCTGTTCATCATGATTTTCGCGTTTCCGTTTAGCTGGCTGTGGTTACGACTTCAAAGAAGAAACCTGGAGCCTATCTCACCCGTTAAACAATCTATAGGACTTCTATTGCTTTCATTCGGGTTCCTGATCATCGCATTCCAGGTAAAGAACCTTGGAAATACCGAAAAGTTAGCTGTTATCTGGTTAATTGTTATGTACCTGTTCCATACGCTAGGCGAGCTCTGTCTCTCTCCTATCGGATTGTCGCTGGTATCGAAACTTGCCCCGCATCGTTTTTCGTCTCTTCTTATGGGAGTATGGTTCCTTGCAAATGCTGCCGGATATGCATTGGCAGGTACACTTGGAGCTTCTATTCCTCCAACCGGCGAAAAATTCACGGCTGCGCAGGAAGCTGGCATTAACCTGCAGAGCGTGCTTGACAAAACCATTACGCCAACTGCAGCGCAGCTTGCAAAACTCAAAGAGCTAAGGATACCTACTGAATATCCGACGTTTGCAGGGTTTACAATTCATAATCTTTTCGAATTCTTTATGCTTTTTGTAATCCTGCCAGGAGTAGCAGCTGTTTTGCTGTTCCTGCTTTCGGGAAAGCTTAGAAAAATGATGCATGGCATCCGCTAA
- a CDS encoding HD family phosphohydrolase, with product MKYVMMVLCVVIVTLFLPKHARFKYEYEKGKVWMNKDLVSPYSFAIEKTFEEIENDKADIYKSVLPVYQNETEVADNELQAFLADFEVRWEGASGDDALKTVYQQTGEKILTAIYERGVMAFNKKYQQANTNYNFDLLTNNKARQLNTATVFTLESAARYAEEEVNKAVAVKNKPWLTKLIDDHIQQNYIYDERLTLKVEEEALKNLSPTRGMVQKGELIVANGSVITQEVYQKLESLKNTYEEDSKFGGNRKIIFFGQLLLGGLIVALLMIFLRLFRRDIFEDNRKISLILVVITIMLVSLSWAINLKIPNLYYIPYCIVPIIIRILFDTRLALNIHLLVVLVAGFFVPNSFEFAFLQVTAGMVAIYSIKNLVKREQLLISALFILSNYFVAYLGISLIRNNGSIASLEWVNFVPFIFSVLLSLLAYPLIYAFERVFGLTSEVTLMEITNTNSKLLRELSYKAPGTFQHSLQVANLAEAAIFNVGGNTLLVRAGALYHDIGKMENPQYFIENQNKGQNPHDSLSYEASAQIIIRHVTKGVELARKNHLPEIIIDFIRTHHGNTRMDYFYQSFLKNFPEKFVDENIFRYPGPIPFSKETGVLMLADSVEAASRSLKEPDAKSISNLVDRIIDYKLEQGQLNNSNITLKDIANIRTIFKNMLMSIYHVRIDYEI from the coding sequence ATGAAATACGTCATGATGGTTCTATGCGTGGTGATTGTAACTCTCTTTCTTCCAAAGCATGCCCGCTTTAAGTATGAATACGAAAAAGGAAAGGTTTGGATGAACAAGGACCTCGTTTCACCTTATAGCTTTGCCATAGAGAAGACTTTTGAGGAAATCGAAAATGATAAAGCGGATATATACAAATCAGTGCTGCCAGTTTATCAGAATGAAACAGAAGTAGCTGATAATGAATTGCAAGCTTTCCTGGCCGACTTCGAAGTGAGGTGGGAGGGAGCTTCGGGGGACGATGCATTGAAAACGGTATACCAGCAAACCGGAGAGAAAATACTTACTGCGATATACGAAAGAGGCGTGATGGCCTTTAATAAAAAGTATCAGCAGGCCAATACAAACTACAATTTCGACCTCTTAACAAACAACAAAGCCCGGCAGCTTAATACCGCAACCGTTTTTACGCTCGAATCGGCCGCCAGATATGCCGAAGAAGAAGTAAACAAAGCCGTTGCCGTTAAGAATAAGCCCTGGCTTACCAAGCTTATTGACGATCATATTCAACAGAATTACATTTATGATGAGCGCTTAACCTTGAAAGTGGAGGAAGAGGCTCTTAAAAATCTCTCGCCCACACGGGGGATGGTGCAGAAAGGAGAACTGATTGTGGCTAACGGCTCGGTAATTACGCAGGAGGTATACCAGAAGCTTGAGTCGCTGAAGAATACTTATGAAGAAGACAGCAAGTTTGGCGGAAATCGAAAAATTATCTTCTTCGGGCAACTGCTGCTCGGAGGGTTAATAGTGGCTCTGCTGATGATATTCCTCCGTTTGTTCAGGCGCGATATATTTGAGGATAATCGAAAAATATCTCTTATCCTCGTGGTAATCACCATTATGCTGGTGTCACTCTCATGGGCGATAAACCTGAAAATTCCGAACCTTTATTATATCCCATATTGCATCGTTCCAATAATCATCAGGATTTTGTTTGATACCCGGTTAGCACTAAATATTCATTTACTGGTAGTGCTGGTGGCTGGCTTTTTTGTGCCAAACAGCTTTGAATTCGCTTTTCTTCAGGTCACCGCGGGGATGGTAGCAATATATAGTATAAAAAACCTGGTAAAACGCGAGCAGCTCCTGATATCTGCCCTTTTCATCCTTAGTAATTATTTTGTGGCATATCTCGGGATCTCACTCATCCGGAATAATGGTTCTATTGCCAGTCTTGAATGGGTTAACTTTGTGCCTTTTATATTCAGTGTACTACTTTCACTTCTCGCCTATCCTCTTATTTACGCATTCGAACGTGTTTTTGGTCTTACTTCCGAGGTGACTTTGATGGAGATCACCAATACCAATTCAAAGCTACTTCGCGAACTTTCTTATAAGGCACCGGGAACATTTCAGCATTCATTACAGGTAGCAAATCTGGCGGAGGCGGCCATCTTTAATGTCGGTGGTAATACTCTTCTTGTAAGGGCCGGAGCCCTGTATCATGATATAGGGAAGATGGAAAACCCGCAGTACTTTATTGAAAATCAAAACAAGGGTCAAAATCCTCACGATAGTCTGTCATATGAGGCGAGTGCTCAAATTATTATCAGGCATGTCACCAAGGGCGTGGAGTTAGCCAGGAAAAACCACCTGCCCGAAATAATTATCGACTTTATCCGAACGCATCACGGGAATACGCGAATGGACTATTTTTATCAGTCGTTCCTTAAAAACTTCCCTGAAAAGTTTGTCGATGAGAATATTTTTCGCTATCCCGGACCAATACCATTTTCAAAAGAAACAGGCGTGCTGATGCTTGCCGATTCTGTTGAAGCAGCTTCCCGCAGCTTAAAAGAGCCCGATGCCAAAAGTATAAGTAACCTGGTAGATCGTATAATTGACTATAAACTCGAGCAAGGACAGTTAAATAATAGTAACATTACGCTTAAAGACATTGCCAATATCAGGACGATATTTAAGAATATGCTTATGAGTATCTATCATGTAAGGATAGACTATGAAATATAA
- a CDS encoding helix-turn-helix domain-containing protein, protein MNTYYLPDDIIGGSANGSDEVVIRFYISGRDSVKNRIVLNQNMINLLVSGTKTVVYPDATAVVNAGELVVLSTGNVLTSELLTGGQQFSSILFYFSNEVLNRFLIKYDHLLQTVTPLGGRQPFLIFKQDSFIKHFTASMQALLTAENDLPSALRLVKLEELLLYLLHMDPERFRAIRIITNDRMQLQIKKVVESHVGQLITVDELAFLCHMSTSTFKRRFREIYDTTPQKWLLTRKLEMAAELLRSAGESPSGVYLKVGYQNHSSFSEAFRNHFGSTPSEYQQKRMNVVP, encoded by the coding sequence ATGAATACATATTATTTACCTGATGACATTATAGGCGGTTCTGCCAATGGCTCGGATGAGGTTGTGATCCGTTTTTATATCTCCGGTCGGGATTCAGTTAAAAATAGGATTGTGTTAAATCAGAATATGATCAATCTGTTGGTTAGCGGTACGAAGACAGTAGTTTACCCCGATGCCACCGCTGTAGTGAATGCCGGCGAACTGGTAGTGTTATCGACCGGGAACGTGCTCACCTCCGAACTTCTGACAGGCGGGCAGCAGTTCAGCAGCATTCTGTTTTACTTCAGTAACGAGGTGTTAAACCGTTTTCTGATCAAGTACGATCACTTATTGCAAACGGTGACCCCTTTAGGCGGTAGACAGCCCTTCCTTATCTTTAAGCAGGATAGCTTCATCAAGCATTTCACCGCTTCGATGCAAGCATTGTTAACGGCAGAAAACGACCTTCCATCGGCCCTCAGATTGGTCAAGCTTGAAGAGCTGCTATTGTATCTTTTGCATATGGATCCCGAGCGGTTTCGGGCTATCCGGATCATCACAAATGACAGGATGCAATTGCAGATAAAAAAGGTGGTGGAAAGCCACGTCGGGCAGTTAATCACCGTAGATGAACTTGCATTCCTTTGTCATATGAGTACTTCTACTTTTAAAAGACGATTCAGGGAGATCTATGATACCACACCTCAAAAATGGCTTCTTACCAGGAAACTCGAAATGGCTGCCGAACTGCTTAGGTCAGCAGGTGAGAGCCCTTCGGGCGTTTATCTGAAGGTTGGCTATCAAAATCATTCCAGTTTTTCAGAGGCTTTCCGTAACCATTTCGGTAGCACACCAAGCGAATACCAGCAGAAACGTATGAACGTTGTGCCGTAA
- a CDS encoding ester cyclase, producing METMTENNKAVVRRFNTEVIEQGNVDSFNALMDVGFINRSAPAGMDNGPQGMIWFFNEILRPAIPDIKVTIHDQIAEGDSVTTRKTISGTQTGPLLGVPATGKAISIGVIDIVRVRDGKYFEHWGITTLPELLATLAQAT from the coding sequence ATGGAAACGATGACAGAAAACAACAAAGCAGTAGTGCGTCGCTTTAATACGGAAGTGATCGAACAGGGAAATGTCGACAGCTTCAACGCACTTATGGACGTCGGGTTTATTAACCGGTCGGCTCCAGCCGGTATGGACAATGGGCCGCAGGGTATGATCTGGTTTTTTAATGAGATCTTACGCCCGGCTATACCCGATATAAAAGTGACCATACATGATCAGATAGCTGAAGGCGACAGTGTCACCACCCGCAAAACCATCAGCGGTACGCAAACAGGTCCGTTGCTGGGGGTACCCGCAACTGGCAAGGCGATTAGCATCGGCGTGATTGATATTGTCAGGGTGAGAGACGGCAAGTATTTTGAACATTGGGGCATCACCACCTTACCCGAACTTCTCGCCACCTTAGCGCAGGCTACGTAA